In one Thermococcus sp. 2319x1 genomic region, the following are encoded:
- a CDS encoding ABC transporter ATP-binding protein, with translation MITAKNLTKRFGKLVALDSVNLKIDKGVTLILGPNGGGKSTFLNLCAGLYRPSRGEIRVLGANPWSNDRLRKRIGVSFDPPALPRHRSGEEWLKYLAEFKGLDDGEVNRVARLFSANGYLDRKIGEYSAGMLKRISLAQAFLGMPELVLLDEPLANLDLKGIKEVAGILKELAEKGTNMVVVSHIWRPLLEFADRVVVIAAGRVMLEGTPDEVIPSIEEI, from the coding sequence ATGATAACCGCGAAGAACCTCACAAAGAGGTTCGGAAAGCTCGTGGCCCTGGACTCGGTGAACTTAAAGATTGATAAAGGGGTAACGCTGATACTCGGCCCCAACGGTGGCGGAAAGAGCACCTTTCTGAACCTCTGTGCCGGGTTATACCGGCCAAGCAGGGGAGAGATCAGGGTGCTGGGGGCTAACCCATGGAGCAACGATCGCCTGAGGAAGAGAATAGGCGTGTCCTTTGATCCACCCGCGCTTCCCCGACACAGGAGCGGAGAGGAATGGCTCAAATATCTGGCAGAGTTCAAGGGACTCGACGATGGTGAGGTCAACAGGGTGGCGAGACTATTCTCCGCTAACGGCTATCTTGATAGAAAGATAGGTGAGTACTCCGCAGGAATGTTGAAAAGGATCAGCCTGGCCCAGGCTTTCTTAGGAATGCCAGAGCTGGTGCTTCTTGACGAGCCCCTTGCAAACCTCGATCTCAAGGGGATTAAGGAGGTGGCGGGAATTCTGAAGGAACTGGCGGAGAAGGGCACCAACATGGTGGTAGTCTCCCACATATGGCGCCCCCTCCTTGAGTTCGCGGACAGGGTGGTTGTCATTGCTGCAGGGAGAGTGATGCTGGAAGGAACTCCCGACGAGGTGATCCCCAGTATCGAGGAGATTTAA
- a CDS encoding adenosylhomocysteinase: protein MECTKDYCVKDLKLAPEGEKKIDWVSRFMPVLQHIRREFEKEKPFKGVRIAATLHLEMKTAFLLLTLKAAGAEVSATASNPLSTQDDVVAALAKNGVKVYAIRGESREEYYEFMHKALDINPNIIIDDGADMVSTVLKERQELIPEIWGASEETTTGVIRLRAMEKEGVLKFPVIAVNDSYTKYLFDNRYGTGQSTWDGIIRSTNLLVAGKNVVVVGYGWCGRGIAMRAKGLGATVIVVEVDPIRALEARMDGFLVMSMKEAAKVGDIFVTSTGNINCIRREHFEVMKDGAIMANAGHFDVEISKPDLESLAVEISKPRPNITEYKMKDGRRLYLLAEGRLVNLAAADGHPAEIMDMSFALQAKAAEYIKDNRGKLEPKVYVLPREIDEMVARIKLKAMGIEIEKLTEEQRKYLESWEHGT from the coding sequence ATGGAGTGCACAAAAGATTATTGCGTAAAGGACCTTAAACTTGCACCAGAGGGGGAGAAAAAGATAGACTGGGTTTCAAGGTTTATGCCCGTCCTCCAGCATATAAGAAGGGAATTTGAAAAGGAAAAACCCTTTAAAGGGGTTAGAATTGCTGCAACTCTTCATCTCGAAATGAAAACAGCCTTCTTGCTCTTGACTTTAAAAGCTGCAGGAGCGGAGGTTTCGGCAACTGCCAGCAATCCGTTGAGCACACAAGACGATGTTGTTGCAGCTTTGGCAAAGAATGGGGTGAAGGTCTACGCCATAAGGGGAGAAAGCAGGGAGGAGTACTACGAGTTCATGCACAAAGCCCTCGACATTAACCCAAACATCATTATAGACGACGGAGCGGACATGGTTTCAACGGTCTTAAAGGAGAGACAAGAGCTAATCCCCGAAATATGGGGTGCCAGTGAAGAAACTACCACAGGCGTGATAAGGCTAAGGGCGATGGAAAAAGAGGGAGTGCTCAAGTTCCCGGTCATAGCTGTTAACGATTCATATACAAAATATCTCTTCGATAACCGCTACGGGACAGGTCAATCAACGTGGGACGGCATAATCAGAAGCACAAACCTCCTTGTTGCAGGCAAAAACGTCGTGGTCGTTGGCTACGGCTGGTGCGGAAGAGGAATTGCCATGCGTGCAAAGGGGCTGGGAGCGACGGTTATAGTTGTTGAGGTAGATCCTATTAGGGCATTAGAGGCAAGAATGGACGGGTTTTTGGTTATGTCAATGAAGGAAGCGGCTAAAGTTGGAGATATCTTTGTTACCTCAACCGGAAACATAAACTGCATACGCAGGGAGCACTTTGAAGTTATGAAGGACGGGGCAATAATGGCAAATGCCGGACACTTTGACGTGGAGATATCAAAGCCCGATTTAGAGAGCCTGGCCGTGGAAATAAGCAAACCAAGGCCAAACATAACAGAGTACAAAATGAAGGATGGAAGAAGGTTATACCTCCTGGCAGAAGGTAGGCTCGTTAATTTGGCTGCAGCAGATGGGCATCCAGCCGAGATTATGGACATGAGCTTTGCTTTGCAGGCGAAAGCAGCAGAGTACATCAAGGACAACCGTGGAAAGCTTGAACCTAAGGTCTACGTCCTTCCAAGGGAGATCGACGAGATGGTTGCAAGGATTAAGCTTAAGGCAATGGGCATTGAAATCGAGAAGCTAACTGAAGAGCAAAGGAAGTACCTTGAGAGCTGGGAACACGGGACTTAA
- a CDS encoding PEGA domain-containing protein, translated as MRWKLIFLTFLMAGLLVPPAYSAGESTMERPGYLFVEAPGNVAEIVGVGSYTTPVGLVLKPGNYTVKITGNATVIAGVSVKAEKATILRVNPEEIAKAVSGDGIVSIWAIFNESANYSWEKLNPPFNPFAFPGGCGSNSGYLNISNPYPMGLAVRGRDEVYITLNGTFMHIGDDDGKPCIFYVEVYPGGSERQESVKNATYLVPWARLEITSVPEGLTIYLNGGHNRYIFYTPLSLYVPAIPQDVYNATAVGYYGTIQIPVIHKLDIHVVGIAENHYLVESVLKVVPNENRHINVDMEKVKSSLTVERETVRAIPLKVDSEPDNASIVVTDGVLRAFAVTPATLFLPPGNYTVIASKGNLSAGKSVALMEGSNLFLKLSPANATLNVVTSPDNATVLLNGEEVKAKNLTLSPGRYNITVKAPGYLTKSLDIILAPNESKTVEVNLEKKPAGENSEIVISPSSGGSDDMKPGEVTETDKNDASGKTQTNPLPPMDNVQSPGGKKNGSLWAKLAILAGVVVAVYLVLRVRR; from the coding sequence GTGAGGTGGAAGCTCATTTTTCTGACGTTTTTGATGGCCGGTCTACTCGTTCCTCCCGCGTATTCGGCCGGAGAAAGCACGATGGAGAGGCCCGGCTACCTGTTCGTTGAAGCACCTGGAAACGTGGCCGAGATAGTTGGGGTGGGCTCTTACACCACCCCCGTTGGTCTGGTGCTCAAGCCGGGAAACTACACCGTCAAAATAACCGGAAACGCAACCGTAATCGCCGGGGTTTCGGTGAAGGCTGAGAAAGCCACAATCCTCCGCGTGAATCCTGAGGAGATTGCGAAGGCGGTTTCTGGAGATGGGATTGTGTCGATATGGGCAATCTTCAACGAGAGCGCCAACTACAGCTGGGAGAAGCTCAACCCGCCTTTTAATCCGTTTGCGTTCCCGGGTGGGTGTGGAAGCAACTCCGGGTATCTCAACATATCGAACCCCTACCCAATGGGCCTCGCAGTGCGGGGAAGGGACGAGGTGTACATAACCCTTAATGGAACCTTCATGCACATTGGGGACGATGACGGGAAACCCTGTATTTTCTATGTCGAAGTGTATCCCGGGGGAAGCGAACGCCAAGAAAGTGTTAAAAATGCCACCTATCTCGTCCCTTGGGCGCGGCTGGAGATAACCTCTGTTCCCGAGGGTCTGACGATATACCTCAACGGCGGTCACAACCGCTACATCTTCTACACCCCTCTGAGCCTCTACGTTCCGGCCATTCCCCAAGACGTCTACAACGCAACCGCCGTCGGCTACTACGGGACGATACAGATTCCCGTCATCCATAAGCTCGACATCCACGTCGTTGGAATCGCGGAGAACCACTACCTCGTTGAGAGCGTCTTGAAGGTTGTCCCCAACGAAAACCGCCACATCAACGTGGACATGGAAAAGGTGAAGTCCTCGCTGACGGTGGAGAGGGAGACTGTGAGAGCAATTCCTCTCAAGGTAGATTCAGAGCCGGACAACGCTTCCATAGTGGTTACCGACGGCGTTCTACGGGCCTTCGCCGTCACGCCGGCGACCCTCTTCCTCCCGCCTGGAAACTACACCGTCATCGCCTCTAAGGGCAACCTCTCGGCCGGGAAATCTGTGGCCCTGATGGAAGGCTCGAACCTCTTCCTGAAGCTCTCCCCTGCCAACGCGACCCTCAACGTCGTGACGTCTCCGGACAACGCAACAGTGCTCCTTAACGGCGAGGAGGTCAAAGCTAAAAACCTCACCCTCAGCCCCGGGCGCTACAACATCACAGTGAAGGCTCCCGGCTACCTCACGAAGAGCTTGGATATAATCCTGGCCCCAAATGAGTCAAAGACGGTTGAAGTAAACCTGGAAAAGAAGCCCGCGGGGGAGAACTCGGAAATCGTCATCTCGCCCTCTTCTGGTGGGTCTGACGATATGAAACCGGGGGAGGTAACAGAGACCGACAAGAACGACGCTTCCGGTAAAACCCAAACCAATCCGCTGCCCCCAATGGATAACGTCCAAAGCCCGGGAGGAAAGAAAAACGGCTCCCTGTGGGCCAAGCTGGCTATCCTAGCTGGGGTTGTTGTGGCGGTTTACCTGGTCCTGAGAGTGAGGAGGTGA
- a CDS encoding GNAT family N-acetyltransferase has protein sequence MRVRIARLDDCKAIVDVHCSGVERWIKKSGGGEASYEELSIEERYLHGGPWMSVETCAIHINNLLLEGQFPIVAEENGGIMGNGEVLVSEEPMGGKIRKIAHIDVLEVHKSFRGKGVGRAIVEFVEGLAREKGCELVTVTPEKSAIGFYEKLGIRDVLYNASFVEFDLSSFSTIELEPEVFEFSWKEVKGLEMVAGKFQSSYHHWFLAFRDKIAGIDDRVYFESGRLGKSYYVLEGVYYDSSVVTGYLWGREGDIPLLLARAKGLGFKELRTIIGKEFVEEFKPKVLDNVIILSKNL, from the coding sequence ATGAGAGTTAGGATTGCAAGGCTTGATGACTGCAAAGCCATAGTTGATGTCCACTGCTCCGGAGTTGAGAGATGGATAAAGAAAAGTGGAGGTGGAGAAGCCAGCTATGAAGAACTCAGCATTGAGGAGCGCTATCTCCATGGCGGCCCTTGGATGAGCGTTGAAACCTGTGCAATTCATATAAACAACCTCCTTTTAGAGGGGCAGTTTCCCATAGTTGCGGAAGAAAATGGCGGTATAATGGGGAACGGGGAGGTCTTAGTCAGTGAAGAGCCCATGGGGGGCAAAATTAGAAAAATCGCCCACATAGATGTACTTGAGGTGCATAAAAGCTTCAGAGGCAAAGGTGTGGGCAGGGCTATTGTTGAATTTGTCGAAGGGTTGGCCCGTGAGAAAGGCTGTGAGCTGGTTACAGTTACGCCTGAAAAATCGGCAATCGGCTTCTATGAAAAGCTCGGCATAAGGGATGTTCTCTACAATGCCAGCTTTGTGGAGTTTGACTTAAGTTCTTTTTCTACTATTGAGTTAGAGCCTGAGGTGTTTGAATTCTCGTGGAAAGAAGTTAAGGGCCTAGAAATGGTCGCGGGAAAGTTCCAAAGCTCCTACCACCACTGGTTCTTGGCTTTTAGGGATAAGATAGCGGGGATAGATGATAGGGTTTATTTCGAGAGCGGAAGGCTGGGGAAGTCTTATTATGTTCTTGAAGGGGTTTATTATGATAGTTCTGTTGTTACGGGCTACTTGTGGGGGAGAGAGGGAGACATCCCTCTTCTACTCGCCAGAGCGAAGGGGCTTGGATTCAAAGAGCTCCGCACGATAATCGGAAAAGAATTTGTGGAAGAATTTAAACCCAAAGTGCTTGATAACGTTATTATACTCTCAAAGAACCTTTAA
- the mobA gene encoding molybdenum cofactor guanylyltransferase MobA, whose protein sequence is MIAAVLAGGKAKRFGEEKLLYKVSGKPLIAHAIERVSKAEKIEGVVIITSREKKETFERLGFRAIVDELEIGPIGGVYTALRELGDVFVIAGDMPSIKPEFVDYIIERFHELNPIVCVPKWENGYLEPLHAAYSKNFSKILEEQIAEGRYMLNEAIRLSNPCYIEIEPLPKEWQESFFNVNTKSDLRKIKGSLRV, encoded by the coding sequence ATGATTGCCGCTGTGCTTGCCGGAGGAAAAGCAAAGCGTTTTGGGGAAGAGAAACTACTTTACAAGGTTAGTGGGAAGCCTCTGATAGCCCACGCCATAGAGAGGGTCTCGAAGGCAGAGAAAATAGAAGGGGTAGTGATAATAACCTCAAGGGAGAAAAAAGAAACGTTTGAAAGACTTGGCTTTAGAGCCATAGTCGACGAACTTGAAATAGGGCCCATAGGGGGTGTTTACACAGCTTTAAGAGAGCTGGGCGATGTTTTTGTAATAGCAGGAGACATGCCCTCGATAAAACCCGAATTCGTCGACTATATCATAGAGAGGTTCCATGAGCTTAACCCCATTGTGTGCGTTCCAAAATGGGAAAACGGGTATCTTGAACCCCTCCATGCTGCATATTCAAAAAACTTCTCTAAAATATTGGAGGAGCAGATAGCAGAAGGAAGGTACATGCTTAACGAAGCAATAAGACTCTCTAACCCATGCTACATAGAAATAGAGCCCCTCCCCAAAGAATGGCAGGAGAGCTTTTTTAACGTAAACACTAAAAGCGATTTAAGGAAGATTAAAGGTTCTTTGAGAGTATAA
- a CDS encoding adenylosuccinate synthetase, giving the protein MPSYIVVGGQWGDEGKGSIIAYLAMRDKPEVIARGGVGTNAGHSVFINGKKYAVRQLPTGFMNRDARLLVGAGVLVDPEVFFHELEHLKDFNVKDRVGIDYRCTLIEPKHKELDRTNGYLHGKIGTTGSGCGPANADRALRKARQVKDLKELEPYLTDVAQEVNDALDDGKLVLVEGTQGFGLSLYFGTYPYVTSKDTSASAIASDVGIGPTRVDDVIVVFKSFPTRVGAGPFPTEMSEEEADRLGLVEYGTVTGRRRRVGWFDFEFARYSARVNGATILAVTMLDKYDKEAFGVTDFDKLPKRAKEFIEEIEERVGVPVGLIKTGPELEHIIDLRENI; this is encoded by the coding sequence ATGCCAAGCTACATTGTCGTTGGTGGTCAATGGGGAGATGAAGGGAAAGGGTCGATAATCGCTTATCTCGCTATGCGCGATAAACCAGAGGTCATAGCAAGGGGCGGAGTGGGAACAAACGCAGGGCATAGCGTTTTTATAAACGGAAAGAAGTATGCGGTAAGACAGCTTCCCACGGGTTTTATGAACAGAGATGCAAGGCTTCTGGTCGGGGCTGGAGTTCTGGTTGATCCGGAAGTTTTCTTCCACGAACTTGAGCATCTAAAAGACTTCAACGTTAAGGATAGGGTGGGCATTGATTATCGCTGCACTTTAATAGAGCCGAAGCACAAAGAGCTCGACAGGACAAACGGCTATCTCCACGGAAAGATAGGAACCACTGGCTCTGGCTGCGGTCCAGCTAACGCTGATAGGGCATTGAGAAAGGCTAGGCAGGTAAAGGACCTCAAGGAACTTGAGCCCTACTTAACCGATGTGGCTCAAGAGGTCAACGATGCCCTCGACGATGGAAAGCTCGTTTTGGTGGAGGGAACGCAGGGGTTTGGCTTAAGCCTCTATTTCGGCACTTATCCCTACGTTACATCCAAGGATACCTCCGCATCAGCCATAGCAAGTGACGTCGGAATAGGCCCAACAAGGGTTGATGACGTCATAGTGGTCTTCAAGAGCTTTCCAACGAGGGTCGGTGCGGGTCCATTTCCAACGGAGATGAGCGAAGAGGAGGCCGATAGACTGGGATTGGTCGAGTACGGCACAGTTACCGGAAGAAGGAGAAGAGTTGGATGGTTTGACTTTGAGTTCGCAAGGTACTCCGCAAGGGTTAACGGTGCGACAATTTTGGCGGTAACTATGCTCGATAAGTACGATAAGGAGGCATTTGGAGTGACCGACTTTGACAAGCTTCCGAAGAGGGCTAAAGAGTTCATTGAGGAGATAGAGGAAAGGGTTGGAGTGCCAGTGGGCCTTATAAAAACTGGGCCGGAATTAGAGCACATCATCGACTTAAGGGAGAACATTTAG
- a CDS encoding alpha/beta hydrolase: MIYKAKFGTPEKGWVILVHGLGEHSGRYGKLIKMLTEEGFAVYTFDWPGHGKSEGKRGHASIEEAMGIIDSIIEELNEKPFLFGHSLGGLTVIRYAETRPERIRGVIASSPALAKSPKTPSFMVALAKVLGKIAPGLTLSNGLDPKLLSRNPEAVRRYIEDPLVHDRISAKLGMSIFDNMELAHKEAHRIKVPVLLLAGTGDLITPPEGARKLFSELKVEDKALKEFEGAYHEIFEDPEWGEEFHRTIVEWLIAHSDKKNWA, encoded by the coding sequence TTGATATACAAGGCAAAGTTCGGAACCCCCGAAAAAGGGTGGGTAATCCTAGTTCACGGCCTTGGAGAGCACAGCGGAAGATATGGCAAGTTAATAAAAATGCTGACTGAAGAAGGTTTTGCCGTTTACACCTTCGACTGGCCTGGCCACGGAAAAAGTGAAGGAAAGAGGGGCCACGCGAGCATAGAGGAGGCAATGGGGATAATTGATTCCATAATTGAAGAGCTAAACGAGAAACCTTTCCTCTTCGGTCACAGCCTTGGAGGATTAACGGTGATAAGATACGCCGAGACAAGGCCTGAGAGGATAAGAGGGGTCATAGCTTCGTCTCCCGCTCTTGCAAAAAGTCCCAAAACTCCAAGCTTCATGGTTGCCCTTGCAAAAGTTCTCGGAAAAATAGCTCCCGGCTTAACGCTTTCCAACGGCCTTGACCCGAAGCTTCTCTCTAGGAATCCCGAAGCAGTTAGACGCTACATCGAAGATCCCCTAGTCCACGACAGGATTTCGGCAAAGCTTGGCATGAGTATCTTTGACAACATGGAGCTCGCACATAAAGAGGCCCACAGGATAAAGGTGCCCGTGCTTTTGCTTGCTGGCACTGGAGACTTAATAACCCCTCCAGAAGGAGCAAGAAAGCTTTTTTCGGAGCTTAAAGTGGAGGACAAAGCACTGAAAGAATTCGAAGGAGCCTACCATGAGATTTTTGAAGACCCAGAGTGGGGAGAAGAATTCCACAGGACTATAGTGGAATGGCTCATTGCCCATTCCGATAAAAAGAATTGGGCTTGA
- a CDS encoding TrmO family methyltransferase yields MGIQKNPLRGVFATRSPVRPNPIAIYTVKIVKIKGTKIFINEIDAFDSTPIVDIKPFVKGLDCPKGI; encoded by the coding sequence GTGGGAATCCAAAAAAACCCGCTAAGAGGAGTTTTTGCAACTCGCTCGCCAGTTAGACCAAATCCCATTGCCATTTACACCGTGAAGATTGTTAAAATAAAAGGGACAAAGATATTTATCAATGAGATAGATGCCTTTGATAGTACTCCTATAGTGGATATAAAGCCCTTCGTAAAAGGGCTTGACTGTCCAAAAGGGATTTAA